Genomic DNA from bacterium:
TTGCCACTCTTACTTCCTGCATTTTTGTCAAAATACTCATATCTTTATTTAATGGATAAACTTCTTTCATAATTTCTCCACATCCCCAATAAGTAGAACCCATCCATACAATTGTTTTATAACCCGGATAATACTGATTAAGTAAAATTTTTCTCCAATCCATAGGCATAGGTTTAGCAGGAGTAGCCATAAGTCCAAATACTATATGTCTTATTTCTTCAATTTTTGAGGGCTTTTGAATTAAATTTACTTTTAATTTTAATATTCCTTTTTCTCTTTCTAAAATAAGACATGGTGGCTGTTTTTCCCAGTCAATTATCCATCCTTTATCATTATCAGCAAACCAACAGATACCTCTTTCTTCACTCCCTAACCAAATATAGGGCTTAAAATTTCCGTACCAGTTTCCATCAGAAAATTGAGAACTTGTCCATATAACCCCATCTCCCTTAGGTAAATATCCTGCAGGATTTACTCTTAAAGAAGTTGTACACACATGAAACAAAGGTGTTAATTTCTCAATTAAAGGAATCTCTAAATATAGGGATTTTATTTCTTTCTGACTTGGTAATAAATCCATTTCTACCTTCATACATCCATCATATTCAGTTGTACATTTAGTTTTAATTGTTATAGGAGAATTGACAGTTTCTCCTTCATAAATTACATAACTTTCACTTATTTTTGTGAATTTACCCTTTCCTTCTAATTTCTCTCCATCTAAAATAAATACCATAGGAGAAGCAAGCAATTCTTTATAATCACTTTTCTCTTCAACTCCTTTTGCTTTTATTGAACTCCATAAACCAATGTTATCTTGGATATATTTTCGCAAAACTACTTCAACTTCTTTTCCATTAACTTTAATTGGTAAAAATGGTTTATATACCTTATCAGTGATTCCAAATTTATTCCCTTCCCATTCAAATATTTTTCTTTCAAATTTTCTTATAAACTCCTCTTTATACCCATTTAACTTTAAATTGACTGTATACTCTCCTTCTTCTATTTCACCTAACTTAATCTTTTGTTCATAAGGATTTTTTTCCCAGTTCAATTTTGAGGAATATATTATTTCTCCTTTTTTATTTGTAACTAATATTTCTCCAGAATTAATATCTTTCCACTCTTCACCTAAATAACTTGGATCAATTCTTATCTTTAAAATTCCGTAAGTTGGTAAAAAAGCTACTCTTACTGCATTTGCTGGATTTGGGCCAACCCTTACTGCCCATTTTTCCTCTGGTGCTTTTGTCCATAAACATCTATACATCATATAAATTTCATTATTATCCATTGATGAAACTTTTAAATCAAAATAATGGTCAGCATCTGCATGAAATCTGTTCTCAGGGACTTTAAACTCATATATTTCTGATGTTTTTGGTAAAATATTTAAAATTTTTTCATCAGATAATGATGGCATATTTGAAGAAAAAATTTCAATTTTTGCTTTTATTTGTTTTTCATTATTTGTTAAGTTAAGAATTTTTACTTTAAAATGTGGTTGACCTTCAAAAAATTTTTCACCAAGGTCCAGTATTTGAATGTTTACAGATTCTCTTTTTAAATAAATTCTTGTATATTCAAACCAACTTAAAAATTCTCCTCTATGTGGAAACCATGTTGCCTGTTCCCAAGGCCTTTTATAATTCCTTGAAATCAAAACACCTATTGACCTATTATAAAAATTCTCTTTAATTTCTAAATCTTCAAATGGTATTCGTATTTCACAAATCCATAATTTATTTTCTTTATCAATAGAATTGGCAACTTCCCATCTACCATTCCAACCAGTATCTGGTATTCCCCCCTTGAATTTTACATCATAAACAACACCTAAAGAATTTACAATACATTGATAAAGAGATAAAGTTCTTTGTAAATCTTTATTTTCTCTTTCATCTCTGAATGGGTCAATCCAAATTTCTATCCCATCATCAAAAATTACACTACTATCCCTATTTTCGCAATTCGTTATTAATTTCCCATCAGGTGGTAATTCACTTATAACTAAAAAATATAAATATTTTTCCGAAAAACCAAAGTAAGTTCTTCCCATTCTTGGGTCAAGTTGTCTTTTTCCTGTAATCTTCTGAAATCCTATTGTAGAGATAGCACCATTCCACTCATCTTTATCAATTTTACCATCAATTTTTGGTTCTTTCCCAAAAATAGATACTTGTGCTATATTTTTATACTCATTATTACAACTTAAAAAAATTGAAAACATGAAAAAAAGAAATAAAATTTTTCTCACTTTCTTCCTCCTTTTATTATCTCATTTTCATAATAACATTTTTTTCTTTCATAGTAATCTTTTACTTCTAAAAGGTTAATTGGTCTATCCATTATTAAAATCTCATCTATCAAAATTTCTGTTTTTCCTTGATACCCAATGGTTATTTGATTAAATATGTCTTTTTCATTCATTGGTCTTGGTGAAATTAAATCTAATACAAGTTGACTATTCTGATACATCTTTATCTCTAAACCACCGGCTGAAATGGTTATAAGAGTATTTTTTATTTCTCTATTATAGGGATTAACACTAAATTTACCTATAATTGGTTTTATGTTTCTCAAATTAAAATTAATTTGACCAAAATTTTCATTTGTAATTATCCCTGAGAACATCCCTAATGAAAATAGAACAAACGGGAAATTTTTTTCATTTTTAAATCTCCACCAAAAAGAAAAAGTTAAACCTTTATAAAATAAAATTTTATCTGATTTTAAAATAATAGTTTCATCTGGTTCCCCGGTTTTAGGAGGTAGTTTTAAAGAAGTCAAATAACATTTTCCAAAAACATTGTCTGATACTATCCTTGATAAATTTATTTTTTCTTCTATTCCCCATAAGTTAATCTTTCCTTTCGCATCTTTTTTTTCAAAATCATTAAAATAGACAATATTATTTCTAAATCTCTCTGGTAAGAATTGAAAATCATCACCAAACAAATTTGAAAATAAAAACAAATTTATCAATAATAAAATTTTTCTCATTTTTACTCCTTCCTTTTATTGTATTTCAACAACCTTAAAAACTTTAAAATCATATTTTTTGATTTTTAACTTAAATGTATTATTTTCAACAGGTATTTCTTGATTTGTTTCCATATCTATTACTTTGTATTTGTTTAATTTTAAAATCTCAGGATGGATAAAAACAGTATCTTCTGTATCTTCTTTCAAATATGAAACTACACCATATAAAGATTCTTTTCCTGGAATACAATATACTATTCCGGGTAAATCTGGATTTTTTGTATATATGGGTTGCTGTCTTTCATCCCAGTATCTATAAACAATTAAATTTTCTCCTTTTTCTGCCATATCAATAAACGGTTTCCTATATTGTTTGTACCATTGAGAAGTCCTATCAATGATGTCATGAATTATTGATACACCTATATATGCTTTTTTGTCAGTTTGTTCATCTCCTATCACCATAGGCCATGTTCCTGGAAGGTCTCCTGATGAAACCAATCTTAAATATTCTCTTGGAAATTTATTCTGCATAAATTCTTTACTATATTTCCATTCAAGGTCAAGTTGAATTGTAGCAAATGAATATAAAGGCAATATTTGAGTACTTGTCATGTGAACCATTGTAAATGGCTCTTTACCAAGTTCATTCATCATTATAAATGTTCTTTTAACAAGTTCTCTCAATCCCCAAAGTCCTGTTGATGACATAATTGTTCCATCCTCTTTTTTATATGCTGATGTTGTCATAGTATTTGTAGATGGAATGAAAAAATAATTATCCCAGTATATAACACTTGCATTTGCTAATTCTATCGCTTTTTTATACCACCAGACAGCAAAATCAATATATGATTCAGTTGGAACTATATCTTCTTCCCAGACACCATCAACACCCAATTCCCAAATTCCATATGGTCTATAATGATTATTATATTCCTTCAAAGCCCACTCATCCATAAATGTCTGGAATTCTTCAGCAGCTGGAAAGGTTGCTCTGTTATAATAAAAAATTGTATTTTTTATATTTCGCTGAATATTTAGTTTTACTTCCATACTATTCCCTAAAAATCTATCAATACCCTGTTCTTTACCAAGTGATTCACTATATTTCTTCAATTTTTCTTTAAAAATTTTCATTTCTTCCTCTGTAATTTTTTCTCTTCTATTCGCCTTTCCTAATATTTCAAATATATATGTATCTTTTCCTAATGGATAAACACTTCCACAACAAGGATAACCGAACCAAACAGAATCAGTTGCCACTAAACCAAAATTTTCTTTCACCCATCTATATCTCCAACCTTTTAATTTCGGTTTTACAGGCGCAGCAAGTATTCCAAATGTTATTGTCTGTGGTTTTGTTATAATTATTGGTTTGTTAATAAGATTTATCTGGATTTTTAATACATCTTTTTCTCTTACAATCTGTAAATTGGGTTTCTTTTCATCCCTTGACCAACCTTTATCATTTTCACAAAACCAACTAATTCCTCTATGTTCATTACCCACATATATATAAGTACAAAAATTAGAAGGGAAGACACGATTAAATTGTGTAGGAGGTAATTTATTAGAATCCCATATCAATCCCTCACCAGGAGGAACATAAGTAGTCAAAATTGGGTCTCTTATATCTGTACTCATTGCATGCATTAAAGTTGCAACATCATTTTTTATTGGTATTTCAAGAGTTAATTCATCTACTCTTACATCACATGGATTTATAGTTAGATCCACTTTCAACATTCCATCATAATCAAGAAAAGAAATAGAGTTTATCTCTAATTTGCCAATTTTGAAGTTACTTTCCATTATTATTCTATCTTCTGAAATTTCTTTGTATATAAGTTGGCTTTTTTCAATATTTTCTTCTTTTCCATCTATTTTTCCTTTATATTTTATCTCTCCAGCAAGTATTTCTTTTTTATTAATACCCTGTTGATCTTCTGTTATTATTGAAGATAAAAGACCAATATTATTTACTGCATATTCTTTTAAAACTGTGTATAACTTATTGCCTTCTTTTTTTATTGGAATAAAAGGTGGGTAAACCTTTCTTGATTTTCCTAAATTATTATGTTCCCACTCAAAACTTTTCCTTTCAAAATATTTTATCACTTCTCCTTCTGGAATATTTTTTCCAATTATTTGCATAGTAATTTTATATCTTCCCATAAGATGTGGTAAATCAAAAATTTTCTCACATAAACCATTTTTAAATTCTTCTATACCTAAATAAAAACTTATTTCCTCTCTTTGTGTTTCAATATTTATTATTTTGTATCTAACTTTTTCTACTTTTCCATCTTTTTCAAGTATATTTGCAATAGATGTAAAGATTTTTATTTTATTTAGATAAGGATAATAACTAATAATAAAATCTGCTCCTGGAATTTCTTTTTTATAATTTATCCATTTTTCATCTCTTTCCTTCCAGTTCAAAATATTAAAATTTTTCCAATAAATTGGTCCCCTACTAAAAAAAACTTCATTATTTTCAATATTTTGAATTGATGTTTCAAGAACAAATCTATATTCTTTTGAATCTTCTTTATCTACTATAACTTCTTTTTTTTCACCAGGTAAAAGAATAATTTCTTCTTTTTTTGAAAACCCTTCTACATTTCCAAATCTTTTTATTGAAATATTTACATTCGCTTTTATCTCCTTTTTTAAAGGATTATATAATTCACAAACATAATAAATATTTCCCAAAAAAGGGTCTTTGAGATGTTTTTCTTTAACTATAATTCCTTTATCATTTGAAAATTTGAAAACATTATCATTTTTAGAAATAAAATTATTAAATTCACTACCAATACTTGTAAAAGTCCACGGCTGTTTGAAATTTCTAACTATATTTATTTTCCAATTTCCATCTGTTATTTTTCTATTTTTTTCAATGTTTTTTATTGGTATTTCAATTTCACAATGCCACATTTTATTATGAATACCGTTTTTAATTCTACACCCTCCTGCCCATTCCAATACTTTACTCTCATCTTTAACTTTTTGAAAAATTGAATAATAAACATATCCAATTGAATTGCAAATCATTTTATATATAGTTTTTATCTCATTTTCAGGATAAGGGTCAATCCAAACTTCA
This window encodes:
- a CDS encoding DUF6067 family protein; the encoded protein is MRKILFLFFMFSIFLSCNNEYKNIAQVSIFGKEPKIDGKIDKDEWNGAISTIGFQKITGKRQLDPRMGRTYFGFSEKYLYFLVISELPPDGKLITNCENRDSSVIFDDGIEIWIDPFRDERENKDLQRTLSLYQCIVNSLGVVYDVKFKGGIPDTGWNGRWEVANSIDKENKLWICEIRIPFEDLEIKENFYNRSIGVLISRNYKRPWEQATWFPHRGEFLSWFEYTRIYLKRESVNIQILDLGEKFFEGQPHFKVKILNLTNNEKQIKAKIEIFSSNMPSLSDEKILNILPKTSEIYEFKVPENRFHADADHYFDLKVSSMDNNEIYMMYRCLWTKAPEEKWAVRVGPNPANAVRVAFLPTYGILKIRIDPSYLGEEWKDINSGEILVTNKKGEIIYSSKLNWEKNPYEQKIKLGEIEEGEYTVNLKLNGYKEEFIRKFERKIFEWEGNKFGITDKVYKPFLPIKVNGKEVEVVLRKYIQDNIGLWSSIKAKGVEEKSDYKELLASPMVFILDGEKLEGKGKFTKISESYVIYEGETVNSPITIKTKCTTEYDGCMKVEMDLLPSQKEIKSLYLEIPLIEKLTPLFHVCTTSLRVNPAGYLPKGDGVIWTSSQFSDGNWYGNFKPYIWLGSEERGICWFADNDKGWIIDWEKQPPCLILEREKGILKLKVNLIQKPSKIEEIRHIVFGLMATPAKPMPMDWRKILLNQYYPGYKTIVWMGSTYWGCGEIMKEVYPLNKDMSILTKMQEVRVAKGTDTKKFIQGWERRNLSGELPKDMKDKKSIINLAEISLNMASKKSDYFSVYWEEFHSISQYHPETKIFKYEWGGGYEYTGIYNLAPSYIDFRCWFAAEFIRRGIGLYFDNAYPKRTYDMETSDAYFLPNGKIQPSANIWRHREYLKRIW